TGTACATTGAAAAAGACGACTGGAATGAAGAAACACCTAAAACGCAAAACGAATCAGAATTCCCAAAACTTGCCCATTTGGCTCATCGGACAGCAATGGGGGTATTATTATGTCGCAAATTAGTTACCATTCATATGTGACGCTTGTAATAACTCAACGTGAATGGGGGATTTACTTGTCGTCCGACATTTATACAACACTTCGCGAAAGAATCTTGAAAATGGTCAATTTTATATAAATAAAATACATCGCATAACACAGGTTATATGATGTATTTTGTAAAAATATATTAAATCAAGTGAATTCTATGTGAAAAAAATTCTAATTTTGTGGATTACTTCAGCAGTCTTTCAGAACCTATTCATCAATCTTTTCTAATAATTGGATGGTATTTTTAAGACGATTGTTAAAAAGTTGTTTGGCCAAATCCAACATATCGAAAATGATCGGATCAACGACCGTATACATGACCTTTGCCCCGTCTTTACTACCATATACAATATCTTTGTTGCGCAGGATGGAAAGCTGTTGCGAGACTACCGAACTATCCACGTTCATGTGTTCCTGCAGCTCATGTACATATTTATCTCCATCACGAAGAAGTTCAAGGATTCGAATCCGCAACGGATTGCTCAACGCTTTAAAAAACTCCGCTTTAAATATTTGCAATTCATGTGGCATCTGGAGCGCTCCTTTTGATTCAGATTTTTAACATGATTTTGCTTTTTTCATACGTTTTTGCTGCATATGTTTCGATTGCTAATAAAAGACCTTGCAAAATTGCCTGTGGACGCGGAGGGCATCCTGGGATATATACAGATACAGGAATGATTTGATCCAATCCCCCATAATTTGCATACGTTTCGCCGATCATCCCTCCCCCACATGCACACGCACCGACTGCAAGGACAATTTTTGGGGATGAAGTAGCTTCATATGTTTTTCGCACCGCCTCTTCCAAATTCCGTGTGACACCACCCGTGACAAGCAATACATCCGCATGGCGCGGTGATGCTACAAAATCAATTCCAAATCGTTGGATATCGTACACCGGATTTAACAGCGCCGCAGCTTCCCATTCACAACCGTTGCATGAACCGGAATCCAGATGTCGAATATGCAGAGATCTTTGGAAATGTTTCCGAATGACATTCGATAATCGCTCCAGTGTCTGTTGCATGATTACACCTCCAATATCGGCTCTTTTGTCATGACGACAAACTCCTCTTGCAGTTCCCTCAGACTTGCGGAAGGGGCGGACAGTTCCCTCGACATATGAAACGCTGAATCTTTGCAAACTGTAACACATTCACCACACGAGATACAAGCAGCATAAAAAATGGTTAAGCATTTTGAGTTTTTTCCAGTTTCTTCTAAGGAAATCGCATCTGTAGGACAAGCAGATGCACACTCTCCACAGCCGTCGCATCTTTCCTGATGGAAAACAGGTCTTCCCGCCCCTGCGATCACAGAGCTCATCAATTCGTTCTTTTTGACCGTTCCGATTCCTGACTGAAGCAATCTCTTTACTACTTGATACATTTGCAGTCACCTCTGGAAATTCTATGCAATTCTATTATGTGAAACTCTATTATGCAGCTCTACATAGAAAGATAGAAAGAATGAATGAAATTATCGATCACAACATGCGTAACATAGTTCAAAACTTTTATTAATGAGCGGAAAATCAGCAATGATCGTACCGGGAACGGTAAAAGGGACAACCGGCCAATTGGCATAGGATGCGGATCGCACACGGTACCGATAAATCGTATTTCCCTTTCCGATCATTAAAAAGTGTATAGTTTCGCCCCGTGGGGATTCAGTAATCCCGATTCCATATTGATAGGGTTCCAAATTGGGGATGTGGATCTGCAAATCCCCTTCTGGAAGTGTTTCGATTGCCTCTTGCAAGATTCGGATGGATTGATTTGCTTCGAGTATCCGAATGCGATAACGTGCCAGCACATCGCCTTCCGCAAGAGTTGGTACGGCGATATCGAAATGCTCATACGCAGCATACGGGAAATCTACACGGGCATCGACTTCCAGACCGGAAGCCCGGGCAGTCGGACCTGTAGCGGCAAACGCCTTGGCAATCTCTTGTTCCAGACGGCCCGTATTTGCAAAACGATCGATAACAATATCGTTTGCTAGTATGACATCTACGATTTCTTGCAAATTTTTTTGCACATCCTGCAGAACTTGTAAAATATCTTCTTGGTTCTGTATCGTCAAATCCTTGCGAACCCCGCCTAAATCAATCATTCCGCGCAGGTATCGATGACCTGTCACGCGGTCATTCAATTGCATCAGTGTTTCTTTCAGACGGGCTCCATGATTGGAGCCATATGCAAATCCAACGCCGGCGCAGATATTTCCGATATCCCCAACATGGTTGTAGAGCCGCTCCAATTCAGCAACGATCGTACGAATATAGGCGGCTCGCGGAGAAACCGTTATGCCGGCGATGTGTTCAACGGCTTGGGAATACGACAACGCATGGGATACGGAACAGACACCGCAAATTCGTTCCGCCAAAAATAAGCCTCTTTTCAGCGGCATCCCTTCACTCCGCTTCTCAATCCCGCGATGCGTATAAAACAACTTTGCTTCCAAATGCAAAACAGAATCCCCCATCACTTGAAACCGAAAATGCCCCGGTTCAATGATTCCTGCGTGTATGGGTCCTACGGGAACTTCAAAAACACCCTCCCCTTCTACCTGCGGATATATGAATTTTCCTTCGATGCGCGGCTGTTTCATTTGCACCGGATATTCGCGGCGCAGCGGATATACATGCGTTGGCCAATCCTCATGCAAGATCAACGGTCTCAGATCGGGATGCTGTTGCGGATGAATGCCAAAAAGATCATGGATCTCCCGTTCATACCAGGAAGCTGCCGGTAAAACGGGCGTCACCGATGCAAAAGAAGGGTCTCTCACGGGAACCAACGATTCCACGATGACGATTTCTGTTTCCATAGGAACAAGAAAGAAATACCGCAAAACAAAGCGATCGACACCCGCTTCGATTTCATCCGTCGCAACCATCGTAAGAAAACGCGCGCCAGTCAAGAGAATCCGGGAACAAACTGCAGGCAATTCAAAACGATCTGCCCGAATGATAGTCTCCATTACTTACCACTTCCTTCGATTACTAACATCGCCTGTTGAAACAACTGTTGGCCCGTTTCCGGCATATAAAGTCCGAGAAGCAAAACAAACGCCAGTGGAATGAAGAGCGAAACGGTCGATAATCTTCCCACTTCGCCAATATCCATTCGTTCCCTTTTCTCGCCAAATGCCATTTTTGCCATATGAAACATCATGGCACCGAATATAATCGCAACAAACAGTACAAGCGTACTTGCCAAAACTGCATGTCCTTGTGCAAACCCTGCCGTAATGATTCCAAATTCGCTTGTAAAAATGCTCATGGGAGGAACACCTGTGATCGCAAGTCCACCAATCAAAAAGACGACACCCGTATAAGGCATGACTTTCATGATTCCCGAAACACGGGCGATGTGTTTCGTATGATATTTCTGTGCGATGTTTCCGGATGCCAAAAACAGCATGGATTTTGCCATGGAATGATGAAACATCTGGATCAAGGCAGCCGTCCAACCGATCTTCCCGCCGATTCCGATCGCAACCGCGATGATTCCCATGTGCTCGACCGTTGAAAATGCGAGCATGCGTTTAAAATCTTGTTGTACGATGATAAACGGGATGGCAATGAATATGGATATGATGCCAAAACCGATAAACAGATGTTGAACAAACGCTGCCCCGACAGCATGGCTTGTTACGATGCCGAAGCGAATCAAACCTAGCATTGCACAGTTCAGCAAAACACCGGACAAAACGGCGCTGATGGGGGCCGGAGCTTGGCTGTGGGCGTCAGGCAGCCAGGAATGCATGGGTGCAAGTCCAACTTTTGTACCGAATCCGATCATGATACAGACAAAAGCCAATACCATAAACCTTGCATCGAGGTGATTCGTAGCGGAATGCAAGAGTGTCCAGTTTAAGACTTCATTAGCGGAACCCAAAGAGCGAACCGATGATGCATATACGAGAATGACGCCAAGCAGAGCGATCGCAATGCCGGCACTGCAAACCATCAGGTATTTCCAGGCTGCTTCAATCGCCTCTCCTTTTCGATAGATGGCCACCAAAAATGCGGAAACAATCGTTGTGGCTTCAATCGCAACCCATAACATCCCCATATTGTTTACCATACAAACCAATACCATCGTGGCGATGAACAAATGAAACAAAACGTAATAGCGCTTGATCTGGTTGTATTGCAAACTCCCCTCTTGTATTTCCTTTCGAATATAGCTGATCGAATGCAAAGCAGCCGTAAAACCGACAATTGCGATGCTTACAAGTACAACTCCACTTAAAGAGTCTACATAAAAAAAGCCTCCCGGGCTTTCTATTGCGCCGTGTATCAAGACATCCCATACCGTTCGAAGACTGAATGCCGTCGTCGCCAAACTGCCTGCAATATGGATCCATTCCATTTTGCTCCGCTCTTTCAACAAAAGGAGTATGCATGCAGTTAAAACGGGGGTCCACACCACCCAAAGCTCAATCATGAAACTCATCCTTTCAAGCGACGCAACTGGTCGGTATTCGTACTTTGAAACATTTGCTCCATTCGACGTGTGAGCGTACTGATCAAGACAACTGCGACAACAACGTCAAAAAATACGCCGATCTCTACCAAGGACGGCATGCCGTATGTCATGGAAAGCGCCGTAAGAAACAGACCGTTCTCCATTACGATCAGCCCGATTCCCTGCATGACCGCTTTTTTGTGTGTCATCATGACAAACAATCCGATCAAAAGGATCGCAATGGAAATCGGCAAATATTGTTTTTCAATATACGTATCATTCAACCCTAGCCGATAGATGGCAGAATATCCAACAATCAGTAAAGCAGTTGAAATCAAAATCGACCATTCACGTGAAAATACTTTTTCCGTTTGACGATACAAGCCAATCTTGCGCATCGTGAAATGCAGAATCCAGGGAATGATGATTCCTTTTAAAAGAATCGTCAAAAACGCAATGCCGTACAACTCCGTTACATGTGTACGATATGCTGTTGCAATCGCAACACCTCCCAAAATAAAGGATTGTAAAGCCAAGATGCGAATCGCTGTCACAATCCTTTGACATCCAACGATCGCGATGGAGCAAATCATTAAAGCAAATGACAACACATCAAACATATCGCTTATAAGCACATCTCTACCTCCAAAATTCGGATACGACTGCAAAGATTGCAATGAAAAACGCAGCTGTCAGCATCTGGGGTACCTTGAATAATCGCATTTTCGCGTAGGACATTTCTACAAACGCAACAATCACTCCAAGTACAATCGTTTTGATCGCAAACGAACCAATTGCCAACAAGAAGGAAAACGGGGTTAAAACCGCAATGATTCCATAGGGAAAACAAAAATCCAGGAATAAAGCAAACAGCAATACCTGCTTCAACCATGCACTCCACAGCATCAATCCCAGTTGCTTGCCCGAATACTCCAACAGCATCCCTTCGTGAATCATCGTCAATTCCAAATGTGTATCCGGATTGTCGATGGGAAGACGACCGGTTTCCGTCAATAGAATAAGAAAAAATGCAAGAACGATCATCCAATACGACGGTGCGACAAAGGAAACGCCGTGATCCGAAAGGTATCCGACAACATGGGACAAATTTGTTGTTTTCATGGGCCATGCAATCGCAACAAACGTTATAAATAAAACGGGTTCGGCAAGACCGGAAAGGAACATATCCCGGCTTGCCCCCATTCCGCCGAAGGATCCTCCAGTATCCATGCCCGCCAGTGCAGTAAAAATGCGCGACAATCCAAACATATAAACAATGAGGATAAAGTCACCTGTCATGGAAAACCAACTGTTTGCAGATAGTAACGGGATCAAAGTAGTTGCTGCTGTCATAAGACCAAAACATACATAAGGAGTTATGGAGAAAATCCACGATGCATGTTCCGATACCATGGAGTCCTTGCACATATATTTTCGCAAATCATGGTAGGATTGGAACAAGGATGGTCCGATTCTTCCTTGCAAAAGAGCCTTTGTCTTGCGAATGATCCCATGTAAGAGAGGCGCGAAGAGCAACAGGAAACACGTTTGCAACAATCCATAGTAAACTGACACCGGCAATCCCTCATTTCTTGACTAGCAACAGAACCAAAAGTAACGTTGCGAATAGATAAACCAAATATGTCTGGAGATGTCCATTTTGCATCACTCGAATTTGCTTGGAGACCCAAACGACAACGAACATGACCGGTTTGTACAGAGTCTCTTCCCAAATATTGCGCACACGACTGTTGTATATGTATTTTGGAATAAAATAGCGTGCGTGATCTGGTTTTGCCGCCTTTAATTGTCGTGACGGCAGCAGAATCTTGTCAAATACGACACGGATCGGTTTTGTAAAGCCGGTAGCCGTATACGACATCCGCGGCACCAGTGTCCCCCCGCATGTCCAGGTTTCCACTTTCATTCGTTTTGTCTTTCCGCCGAACACTCGAGTGAAAAGCCAGGAAACACCGATCGCAACAAGCACGATGAACAATACATGACCGATCCCCATTTGCGGTCCGCTGTCTGCTCCGTGCAATGGCATAAACCAAGGAATCGATGTTGGCGCAACCGATAACGGACGCAATGCAGCCAAAGAAATGCCGGCCTGACGAAGAACTATGGACGGAATGATTCCCAAT
Above is a window of Fodinisporobacter ferrooxydans DNA encoding:
- a CDS encoding 4Fe-4S binding protein → MYQVVKRLLQSGIGTVKKNELMSSVIAGAGRPVFHQERCDGCGECASACPTDAISLEETGKNSKCLTIFYAACISCGECVTVCKDSAFHMSRELSAPSASLRELQEEFVVMTKEPILEV
- a CDS encoding NADH-quinone oxidoreductase subunit C is translated as METIIRADRFELPAVCSRILLTGARFLTMVATDEIEAGVDRFVLRYFFLVPMETEIVIVESLVPVRDPSFASVTPVLPAASWYEREIHDLFGIHPQQHPDLRPLILHEDWPTHVYPLRREYPVQMKQPRIEGKFIYPQVEGEGVFEVPVGPIHAGIIEPGHFRFQVMGDSVLHLEAKLFYTHRGIEKRSEGMPLKRGLFLAERICGVCSVSHALSYSQAVEHIAGITVSPRAAYIRTIVAELERLYNHVGDIGNICAGVGFAYGSNHGARLKETLMQLNDRVTGHRYLRGMIDLGGVRKDLTIQNQEDILQVLQDVQKNLQEIVDVILANDIVIDRFANTGRLEQEIAKAFAATGPTARASGLEVDARVDFPYAAYEHFDIAVPTLAEGDVLARYRIRILEANQSIRILQEAIETLPEGDLQIHIPNLEPYQYGIGITESPRGETIHFLMIGKGNTIYRYRVRSASYANWPVVPFTVPGTIIADFPLINKSFELCYACCDR
- a CDS encoding hydrogenase 4 subunit F, with the translated sequence MIELWVVWTPVLTACILLLLKERSKMEWIHIAGSLATTAFSLRTVWDVLIHGAIESPGGFFYVDSLSGVVLVSIAIVGFTAALHSISYIRKEIQEGSLQYNQIKRYYVLFHLFIATMVLVCMVNNMGMLWVAIEATTIVSAFLVAIYRKGEAIEAAWKYLMVCSAGIAIALLGVILVYASSVRSLGSANEVLNWTLLHSATNHLDARFMVLAFVCIMIGFGTKVGLAPMHSWLPDAHSQAPAPISAVLSGVLLNCAMLGLIRFGIVTSHAVGAAFVQHLFIGFGIISIFIAIPFIIVQQDFKRMLAFSTVEHMGIIAVAIGIGGKIGWTAALIQMFHHSMAKSMLFLASGNIAQKYHTKHIARVSGIMKVMPYTGVVFLIGGLAITGVPPMSIFTSEFGIITAGFAQGHAVLASTLVLFVAIIFGAMMFHMAKMAFGEKRERMDIGEVGRLSTVSLFIPLAFVLLLGLYMPETGQQLFQQAMLVIEGSGK
- a CDS encoding NADH-quinone oxidoreductase subunit B family protein, whose translation is MQQTLERLSNVIRKHFQRSLHIRHLDSGSCNGCEWEAAALLNPVYDIQRFGIDFVASPRHADVLLVTGGVTRNLEEAVRKTYEATSSPKIVLAVGACACGGGMIGETYANYGGLDQIIPVSVYIPGCPPRPQAILQGLLLAIETYAAKTYEKSKIMLKI
- a CDS encoding respiratory chain complex I subunit 1 family protein is translated as MSVYYGLLQTCFLLLFAPLLHGIIRKTKALLQGRIGPSLFQSYHDLRKYMCKDSMVSEHASWIFSITPYVCFGLMTAATTLIPLLSANSWFSMTGDFILIVYMFGLSRIFTALAGMDTGGSFGGMGASRDMFLSGLAEPVLFITFVAIAWPMKTTNLSHVVGYLSDHGVSFVAPSYWMIVLAFFLILLTETGRLPIDNPDTHLELTMIHEGMLLEYSGKQLGLMLWSAWLKQVLLFALFLDFCFPYGIIAVLTPFSFLLAIGSFAIKTIVLGVIVAFVEMSYAKMRLFKVPQMLTAAFFIAIFAVVSEFWR
- a CDS encoding ArsR/SmtB family transcription factor — its product is MPHELQIFKAEFFKALSNPLRIRILELLRDGDKYVHELQEHMNVDSSVVSQQLSILRNKDIVYGSKDGAKVMYTVVDPIIFDMLDLAKQLFNNRLKNTIQLLEKIDE
- a CDS encoding hydrogenase, which codes for MLISDMFDVLSFALMICSIAIVGCQRIVTAIRILALQSFILGGVAIATAYRTHVTELYGIAFLTILLKGIIIPWILHFTMRKIGLYRQTEKVFSREWSILISTALLIVGYSAIYRLGLNDTYIEKQYLPISIAILLIGLFVMMTHKKAVMQGIGLIVMENGLFLTALSMTYGMPSLVEIGVFFDVVVAVVLISTLTRRMEQMFQSTNTDQLRRLKG